A region of Ictalurus furcatus strain D&B chromosome 1, Billie_1.0, whole genome shotgun sequence DNA encodes the following proteins:
- the tnfaip8l2b gene encoding tumor necrosis factor, alpha-induced protein 8-like protein 2 B, with the protein MENFSSRDLAMRAQKKILSNMANKSVAQMFIDDTSSEILDELYRVSKEYTGNRTEAQKVIKDLVKVVVKVAVLFKHNRFSEDELSIAQNFKKKLHQGAMTAISFHEVEFTFDKAVMSEILTSCRDMMLKLVANHLTPKSHGRINHVFNHYSDPDLLTQLYNPNGPFKSHLSKICNGLSKLIEEGKL; encoded by the exons ATGGAGAACTTTAGCTCCAGAGACTTGGCTATGAGAGCCCAGAAGAAGATTCTCAGCAATATGGCCAACAAATCAGTAGCGCAGATGTTCATTGATGACACCAGCAGTGAGATCCTGGACGAGCTGTATCGTGTCTCAAAGGAGTACACAGGGAACCGCACAGAGGCCCAGAAAGTGATTAAGGACCTGGTTAAAGTTGTTGTGAAGGTTGCTGTGCTTTTTAAGCACAACCGTTTCAGTGAGGACGAGCTCAGCATAGCCCAGAACTTCAAGAAGAAATTACACCAGGGAGCCATGACGGCCATCAGTTTCCATGAG GTGGAGTTCACCTTTGACAAGGCAGTCATGTCAGAGATCCTTACTTCATGTAGAGACATGATGCTCAAGCTGGTAGCCAATCATCTTACGCCAAAATCCCATGGACGCATCAACCATGTCTTCAACCATTACTCCGACCCTGATCTTCTCACCCAGCTTTACAATCCAAACGGTCCTTTCAAGTCCCACCTCAGTAAAATCTGCAATGGACTCAGCAAACTGATCGAAGAGGGCAAATTATGA
- the LOC128610457 gene encoding soluble guanylate cyclase gcy-31-like — translation MNFDNAAFKHRMPQQKTAPGYEKLPMKRGIFFDMFPFSVIFRRDMTMYRIGDGLKEVFSDLQGKKVNEEFTLVRPMLEFSWDNVSRAGSYVCFS, via the coding sequence ATGAACTTTGACAATGCTGCATTTAAGCACCGCATGCCCCAGCAAAAAACAGCTCCTGGTTATGAAAAGCTCCCTATGAAAAGAGGCAtcttctttgacatgtttcctTTTAGCGTGATCTTCCGTAGAGACATGACTATGTACCGCATCGGAGATGGCCTGAAGGAAGTGTTCTCAGATCTGCAAGGCAAAAAGGTCAACGAGGAGTTCACTCTGGTGCGGCCCATGTTGGAGTTTAGCTGGGACAATGTAAGTAGGGCAGGTAGTTATGTTTGTTTTAGCTGA